In Juglans microcarpa x Juglans regia isolate MS1-56 chromosome 8D, Jm3101_v1.0, whole genome shotgun sequence, the following are encoded in one genomic region:
- the LOC121242026 gene encoding stigma-specific STIG1-like protein 1: MKSIKTCFVLVILMALAAISLSAIPSRDELSLEEDNGTTYNDETSDDLSPAETGQEPTSLRGSIRFLSQIKPRVPMTCDKYPRVCHAKGSTGPDCCKKKCVNVMTDRLNCGKCGKKCKYSELCCKGQCVNPRSNIKHCGSCGNKCKKGSLCVYGMCSYA, from the coding sequence ATGAAGTCTATAAAGACATGCTTTGTGCTGGTCATTCTTATGGCTTTGGCCGCTATATCTCTTTCAGCCATACCATCTCGCGATGAATTGTCCCTTGAGGAAGACAATGGAACTACTTATAATGATGAAACTTCTGATGATCTTTCTCCCGCTGAAACTGGCCAAGAACCAACTTCTCTTCGAGGGTCCATCCGTTTTCTGTCTCAGATCAAACCCCGGGTCCCTATGACATGCGACAAGTACCCTAGGGTTTGTCATGCCAAGGGCAGCACGGGGCCGGATTGCTGCAAGAAGAAATGCGTTAATGTGATGACAGACAGACTCAACTGTGGGAAATGTGGGAAGAAATGCAAGTACTCCGAGCTTTGCTGCAAAGGTCAGTGTGTGAACCCCAGGTCCAACATAAAGCATTGCGGAAGCTGCGGCAACAAGTGCAAGAAAGGGAGTTTATGTGTGTACGGGATGTGTAGCTATGCGTAA